Proteins encoded within one genomic window of bacterium:
- a CDS encoding response regulator, whose product MAYNILIVDDSETIRAVIAKTLRIAEIPVGELWHAGNGQEALDILRREWVDLVFADINMPVMNGIEMIEQMAKEGLIASVPVVIVSTEGSRTRIEELTAKGVRAYLRKPFTPEALRGMVEQVLQEK is encoded by the coding sequence ATGGCCTACAATATACTCATCGTGGATGACTCGGAAACGATCCGGGCGGTTATAGCCAAAACGTTGCGCATCGCCGAGATACCGGTCGGAGAGCTCTGGCACGCCGGGAACGGTCAGGAGGCCCTCGATATTCTGCGCAGGGAATGGGTCGATCTGGTGTTCGCAGACATCAACATGCCGGTGATGAACGGGATCGAGATGATCGAGCAGATGGCCAAAGAGGGCCTGATCGCGTCGGTGCCGGTGGTGATAGTCTCCACCGAGGGCAGCCGCACCCGGATCGAGGAACTGACCGCCAAAGGGGTGCGGGCCTATCTGCGCAAGCCTTTCACTCCCGAGGCGCTGCGGGGGATGGTGGAGCAGGTGTTGCAGGAGAAATAG
- a CDS encoding MerR family transcriptional regulator, with product MYSKIGKVAMQVGLSIKRIREYEKEGFLRPARCESSNQRLYSEFEINQILQIKKLIHERGMTVEGIRYLLNLAPCWSIFGCDSTSECEAFQKPHLRCWQIKKTLPVGAGCTGQCEICPVFLARSADIRPLFEKTPNIEGGEAEVEETPLRAIG from the coding sequence ATGTATTCGAAAATCGGTAAGGTGGCAATGCAGGTCGGACTCTCGATCAAAAGAATACGGGAGTACGAGAAGGAAGGCTTTCTGAGGCCGGCGCGTTGCGAATCGAGCAACCAGAGGCTGTACAGCGAATTCGAAATCAACCAGATCCTTCAGATCAAAAAACTGATCCACGAGCGCGGCATGACCGTGGAGGGCATCCGGTATCTGCTCAACCTCGCCCCCTGCTGGTCGATTTTCGGCTGCGATAGCACCTCCGAGTGCGAGGCCTTTCAGAAGCCGCACCTGCGCTGCTGGCAGATCAAGAAAACCCTGCCTGTCGGTGCGGGCTGCACCGGCCAGTGTGAGATCTGCCCGGTTTTCCTGGCCCGCTCGGCCGATATCCGGCCCCTGTTCGAAAAGACCCCGAACATCGAGGGCGGCGAGGCCGAGGTGGAGGAAACCCCGCTGCGGGCGATAGGCTGA